Proteins from a genomic interval of Lonchura striata isolate bLonStr1 chromosome 21, bLonStr1.mat, whole genome shotgun sequence:
- the GCDH gene encoding glutaryl-CoA dehydrogenase, mitochondrial — protein MALRLAARLSRLARSGVRCGGTGPPPAQVAAPFDWQDALGLEGLLSAEERLLRDTTRKYCQERLLPRVLHANRHEVFDREIVTELGELGLLGPTIQGYSCAGTTSVGYGLVARELERVDSSYRSVLSVQSSLVMYPLWAYGTPAQRQRFLPRLARGEIVGCFGLTEPNHGSDPGRMETRARHNPDAGTYTLRGSKTWITNSPIADLCLVWARCEEDGRVRGFLVERGTPGLSTPKIEGKFSLRASTTGMILLDDVEVPEENVLPNAEGLAGPFGCLTQARYGIAWGALGAAEACLETVRQYVLDRKQFGGPLARNQLVQKKLADMVTEITLGLHACLRLGRLKDEGRAAPEMVSMLKRNSCGKALGIARDARDMLGGNGICDEFHVIRHLMNLEAVNTYEGTHDIHALILGRAITGIQAFAPAKGT, from the exons atGGCGCTGCGTTTGGCCGCCCGCCTGTCGCGCCTGGCCCGGAGCGGTGTCCGGTGCGGGGGCACCGGGCCCCCTCCCGCACAGG TCGCCGCCCCGTTCGACTGGCAGGACGcgctggggctggaggggctgctGAGCGCCGAGGAGCGGCTGCTGCGGGACACGACGCGCAAATACTGCCAGGAGCGGCTGCTGCCGCGCGTGCTGCACGCCAACCGCCACGAGG TGTTTGACCGGGAGATCGTGACtgaactgggagaactggggctGCTGGGCCCCACCATTCAAG GGTACAGCTGCGCGGGCACCACGTCGGTGGGCTACGGGCTGGTGGCGCGGGAGCTGGAGCGGGTGGACAGCAGCTACCGCTCGGTGCTCAGCGTGCAGTCCTCCCTCGTCATGTACCCCCTCTGGGCCTACGGGACCCCCGCCCAGCGCCAGCGCTTCCTGCCCCGCCTCG ctcgGGGGGAGATCGTGGGGTGCTTCGGGCTGACGGAGCCCAACCACGGGAGCGACCCGGGGCGGATGGAGACGCGGGCACGGCACAACCCCGACGCCGGCACCTACACCCTGCGCGGGTCCAAGACTTG GATCACCAATTCGCCCATAGCCGACCTGTGCTTGGTGTGGGCCCGGTGCGAGGAGGACGGGCGGGTCCGGGGCTTCCTGGTGGAgcgcgggacccccgggctcaGCACCCCCAAAATCGAGGGCAAGTTCTCCCTGCGCGCCTCGACCACCGGGATGATCCTCCTGGATGACGTGGAGGTGCCCGAGGAGAACGTGCTGCCCAACGCCGAGGGGCTGGCG ggccccTTCGGCTGCCTGACCCAGGCACGGTACGGCATCGCCTGGGGCGCGCTGGGCGCCGCCGAGGCCTGTCTGGAGACGGTGCGGCAATACGTGCTGGACAG GAAGCAGTTTGGGGGCCCGCTGGCCCGGAACCAGCTGGTGCAGAAGAAGCTGGCGGACATGGTGACGGAGATCACGCTGGGGCTCCACGCCTGCCTGCGCCTCGGCCGCCTCAAGGACGAGGGCAG GGCCGCCCCCGAGATGGTGTCGATGCTGAAGCGGAACTCGTGCGGGAAGGCGCTGGGCATCGCGAGGGACGCGCGGGACATGCTGGGGGGCAACGGGATCTGCGACGAGTTCCACGTGATCCGGCACCTCATGAACCTCGAGGCCGTCAACACCTACGAGG GCACCCACGACATCCACGCGCTGATCCTGGGCCGCGCCATCACCGGCATCCAGGCCTTTGCCCCGGCAAAGGGGACGTAG
- the SYCE2 gene encoding synaptonemal complex central element protein 2, whose product MSREEPEGPEPEAAAGGSPFPAEPGGDEPRGEEPDRPCPEPALGSRSSLYFASLDAAVEGLQQRVQDVLRRLNGGREEAHTELSGVRDSILLKVSELTEQLEERLFHGYGFHNGLIQERLQALSEVLERVEGVQAELRRICCTVEAAYQDLCLQPED is encoded by the exons ATGTCGCGGGAGGAGCCGGAGGGTCCCGAgccggaggcggcggcgggcgggagcCCCTTCCCGGCCGAGCCGGGTGGGGACGAGCCCCGCGGCGAGGAGCCGGACAG GCCGTGCCCGGAGCCAGCGCTGGGTTCCCGCTCCTCGCTGTACTTCGCCTCGCTGGACGCCGCCgtggaggggctgcagcagcgggtgCAGGACGTCCTCCGACGCCTCAACGGCGGCCGCGAAGAAGCGCACACGGAGCTGAGCGGCGTCAGGGACAGCATCCTGCTGAAG GTCTCGGAGCTGAcggagcagctggaggagcgGCTCTTCCACGGCTACGGCTTCCACAACGGGCTGATCCAGGAGAGGCTGCAGGCGCTCAGCGAGGTGCTGGAGCGCGTGGAGGGGGTGCAGGCGGAGCTGCGCCGCATTTGCTGCACCGTGGAGGCAGCTTATCAGGACCTCTGCCTGCAGCCCGAGGACTGA